TTGAAAAAGAAATGGAAAGCTGCAAGTTTAACGGTTGCCTGCCGCTAAATCAAGGCACAATTTGCTACTCATCCCCGACATTGAGTACAGCCAAAAACGCCTCTTGCGGCACTTCCACGCGCCCGACTTGTTTCATGCGTTTTTTACCTTCCTTCTGTTTTTCCAAAAGCTTTCTTTTTCGGGAAATGTCGCCGCCATAGCATTTTGCGAGCACGTTTTTGCGCATCGCACTGATGGTTTCTCGAGCAATCACACGATTGCCGATCGCGGCTTGAATGGCGACCTCATACATTTGGCGCGGAATAATTCCCTTCAGCTTCAAGCACAACTTGCGCCCCCAATCATAGGCTTTGGAGCGGTGAACAATGGACGAGAGCGCGTCGACCGTTTCGCCGTTAAGCAAAACATCGAGCTTCACCAAATCCGACTCGCGATAACCCGCATACTCATAATCCATTGAGGCATAGCCTTTGGAAGTGGATTTCAATTTATCGTGAAAATCAAAAATGATTTCACTAAGCGGGAACTCATAATGCAAGCTGGCGCGTGTCGGATCAAGATATTTGGTATCTTTATATTCGCCGCGGCGCTCAACGGCAAGCTTCATAATATTGCCGATGTATTCCGTGACGGTAATAATTTGCATTTTGATAAACGGCTCTTCAACCAAATTTATTTTTGAAACATCGGGCATCTTGGACGGATTATCGACCAAAATTTCCTCGCCGCCCGTCGTCCAAATCTTATACTCCACGTTTGGGACAGTGGTGATAATGTTCATATTGTATTCGCGCTCGAGCCGCTCTTGGATAATTTCCATGTGGAGCAAACCCAAAAATCCGCAACGAAAACCGAAGCCCAAAGCGGCGGAAGTTTCCGGCGTAAAAATCAGGGAAGCGTCGTTCAGGGAAAGTTTTTCGAGCGAATCGCGCAGGTCTTCAAACTCGTCGGAATTGACAGGATAAAGCCCGCTAAATACCATCGGCTTAACTTCCATATAACCTGGAAGCGGTTTTTGCGCAGGCCGTTCAGCGCTCGTCACCGTATCACCGACTTTAGTATCTTTTACATCCTTAATTGAACAAATCAGGTATCCAACATTTCCAGCCGCCAGCACTTCAACCGGTTGCTTTTTCATCGAAAGCGTACCGATTTCCTCCGCATAAAACTCTTTATCCGTCGCTAAAAATCTGACTTTTTCACCTTTTCGAAGCGAACCTTCTACAATTCTGATGTAAGCAATCGCGCCGCGATAAATATCAAATACGGAGTCGAAAATGAGCGCACGAAGCGGCTTTTGCTTCTCGCCGGATGGCGCTGGCACGCGCGCGACAATCGCTTCCAACACCTCTTCGATGCCGATGCCGCTTTTTGCCGACGCGTGGACAATTTCATCTTCCCGCGAACCAATTAGCTCCACAATTTGAGAACTCACTTTCGGAATGTCCGCAGAAGGCAAATCTATTTTATTAATGACAGGAATAATTTCCA
Above is a window of Chloroherpeton thalassium ATCC 35110 DNA encoding:
- the lepA gene encoding translation elongation factor 4 → MAQTTQPVQSRIRNFCIIAHIDHGKSTLADRLIEVTKTVEQREMMNQLLDDMDLERERGITIKSHAIQMNYVAQSGESYTLNLIDTPGHVDFSYEVSRSLAACEGALLVVDASQGVEAQTIANLYLAIDAGLEIIPVINKIDLPSADIPKVSSQIVELIGSREDEIVHASAKSGIGIEEVLEAIVARVPAPSGEKQKPLRALIFDSVFDIYRGAIAYIRIVEGSLRKGEKVRFLATDKEFYAEEIGTLSMKKQPVEVLAAGNVGYLICSIKDVKDTKVGDTVTSAERPAQKPLPGYMEVKPMVFSGLYPVNSDEFEDLRDSLEKLSLNDASLIFTPETSAALGFGFRCGFLGLLHMEIIQERLEREYNMNIITTVPNVEYKIWTTGGEEILVDNPSKMPDVSKINLVEEPFIKMQIITVTEYIGNIMKLAVERRGEYKDTKYLDPTRASLHYEFPLSEIIFDFHDKLKSTSKGYASMDYEYAGYRESDLVKLDVLLNGETVDALSSIVHRSKAYDWGRKLCLKLKGIIPRQMYEVAIQAAIGNRVIARETISAMRKNVLAKCYGGDISRKRKLLEKQKEGKKRMKQVGRVEVPQEAFLAVLNVGDE